The proteins below are encoded in one region of Nitrosopumilus sp.:
- a CDS encoding 7-cyano-7-deazaguanine synthase has protein sequence MKKAVIVFSGGVDSICAVSFLKPKYELYGITFSYGQKANREILAAKSFAKKLGLKQHKIIDIGFMKDLYGNSNVLTSTKRKIPTKFDYSIVVPIRNAVFLSIASAWAFTLDASLVVYGAHTGDSHYPDCRPVFAKKLQSAFNQGEIDGINSKLRKSIEIWSPYRQGLSKSDLLRSGVKVLGDSIFKTWSCYSNKKYHCGVCESCNNRISAFKKAGIIDKTKYLK, from the coding sequence ATGAAAAAAGCTGTCATTGTTTTTAGTGGAGGAGTGGACTCTATTTGTGCAGTTTCATTTTTGAAACCAAAATATGAGTTATATGGAATTACATTTTCATATGGTCAAAAGGCAAATAGAGAGATTTTAGCTGCAAAATCATTTGCAAAAAAACTTGGTCTAAAACAACATAAAATTATAGATATTGGATTTATGAAAGATTTGTATGGTAATTCAAATGTTTTAACAAGTACAAAAAGAAAGATTCCTACAAAATTTGATTATTCAATTGTAGTACCAATTAGAAATGCGGTTTTTTTATCAATAGCATCAGCGTGGGCTTTTACACTTGATGCTTCATTAGTTGTATATGGTGCACATACTGGAGATAGTCATTATCCTGATTGTAGACCAGTATTTGCAAAAAAACTGCAATCAGCATTTAATCAAGGAGAGATTGATGGTATTAACTCAAAATTACGAAAAAGTATTGAGATTTGGTCACCATACCGTCAGGGATTGTCAAAAAGTGATTTACTAAGATCAGGTGTAAAGGTTTTGGGAGATTCAATTTTCAAAACTTGGAGTTGTTATTCTAATAAAAAATATCACTGTGGAGTTTGTGAATCTTGTAATAATAGAATAAGTGCATTCAAAAAAGCTGGAATCATAGATAAAACAAAATATCTGAAATAA
- a CDS encoding homoserine kinase has protein sequence MVSKITVKAPSSTANLGPGFDVFGLAIDAFYDIVTLTKTKNGITIVTDDNIPINPENNTAGLVVKNMKKEFKIKDGVEIKIKKGIPAGFGMGSSAASASATAVAFDKLFRLKLDGNSLVEFAGSGEKASAGSIHYDNVAASVLGGFVIVKTNPLDVIRIEPPSNLRMCIAVPKLDVPKKKTKVSRGVIPKKINLIDSILNISNAAGIVVGFMRKDPELIGNSIKDVIVEPARQHMIPGFLKVKENTLKAGALGVTISGAGPSVIAFSKSSANLKKINIAMSKGFASAGIKCQTIICKPSNGAEQIKENKLEK, from the coding sequence ATGGTATCAAAAATTACAGTTAAAGCACCATCATCTACTGCAAATCTAGGTCCAGGATTTGATGTGTTTGGATTAGCAATAGATGCATTTTATGATATAGTCACTCTAACTAAAACAAAGAATGGAATTACAATAGTAACTGATGACAATATTCCCATAAATCCTGAAAACAATACAGCTGGATTAGTTGTGAAAAACATGAAGAAAGAATTCAAAATAAAAGATGGTGTTGAAATTAAAATCAAAAAGGGAATTCCTGCTGGGTTTGGAATGGGTAGTAGTGCAGCATCAGCATCAGCGACTGCAGTTGCATTTGATAAGTTATTTAGATTAAAACTTGATGGAAATTCCTTAGTAGAATTTGCAGGATCTGGAGAAAAAGCAAGTGCAGGATCTATTCATTATGATAATGTTGCAGCCTCCGTATTAGGAGGTTTTGTAATTGTAAAAACAAACCCTTTAGATGTTATTAGAATAGAACCACCAAGTAATCTCAGAATGTGTATTGCAGTTCCAAAACTTGATGTTCCAAAAAAGAAAACAAAGGTATCAAGAGGTGTAATTCCAAAAAAAATTAATCTAATTGATAGTATTTTGAACATATCAAATGCTGCTGGAATTGTTGTAGGCTTTATGAGAAAAGATCCAGAGTTGATTGGGAATTCAATTAAAGATGTAATAGTTGAACCAGCAAGACAGCATATGATCCCAGGATTTCTTAAAGTCAAAGAAAATACCTTAAAAGCAGGGGCATTAGGTGTTACAATAAGTGGGGCAGGGCCTTCAGTAATTGCATTTTCAAAAAGTTCTGCTAATTTGAAAAAAATTAACATAGCCATGTCAAAGGGGTTTGCATCTGCAGGTATAAAATGTCAAACAATAATATGTAAACCTAGCAACGGAGCAGAGCAGATAAAAGAAAATAAATTGGAAAAATAA
- a CDS encoding ATP/GTP-binding protein — MKSIFISGTAGSGKTLLTSKLHEYYTKNGAFAAILNLDPGVDNLPYTCDVDVRDYVDYVSIMQQYELGPNGAMIMANDLIASKIDDIQNQIDRVNPDYLIVDTPGQIELFAYRSSGRFVVENLSAEEKTSIFIFDGALITTPVNFVSIALLATSIRLRLNLPAINVLTKTDLIGNKLKNILEWSTNMRTLENAIAKDTDGDTFSLTTNILRGLNLGGFAQGLIPISNVTGEGFVNLEGALSRILNLGEEVED; from the coding sequence TTGAAATCAATTTTTATTTCTGGTACTGCAGGTTCAGGAAAAACATTACTCACATCAAAGTTACATGAATATTACACAAAGAATGGTGCGTTTGCTGCTATCTTGAATTTAGATCCAGGAGTTGATAATTTACCCTACACATGTGATGTAGATGTTAGAGATTATGTAGACTATGTATCTATAATGCAACAGTATGAACTTGGTCCAAATGGTGCTATGATAATGGCAAATGATTTGATTGCATCAAAGATAGATGATATTCAAAATCAAATAGATAGAGTGAATCCAGATTATCTGATTGTTGATACTCCTGGCCAAATTGAATTATTTGCATATCGTTCAAGTGGACGTTTTGTTGTAGAGAATCTTTCAGCAGAAGAGAAGACAAGTATTTTTATTTTTGATGGTGCGTTAATCACAACGCCAGTAAATTTTGTTTCAATTGCACTTCTTGCTACATCAATAAGATTACGTTTGAACTTGCCTGCAATTAATGTCTTAACGAAAACAGATCTTATTGGGAATAAATTAAAAAATATTTTAGAGTGGTCAACAAACATGAGGACATTAGAAAATGCCATCGCTAAAGATACTGATGGCGATACTTTTTCATTGACTACAAATATCTTACGAGGTTTAAACTTGGGTGGATTTGCACAAGGACTAATTCCTATATCTAATGTTACAGGTGAAGGTTTTGTTAATCTTGAAGGTGCTCTAAGCAGAATTCTTAATTTGGGTGAGGAAGTAGAAGATTAA
- a CDS encoding flippase-like domain-containing protein, with the protein MNWRLIAIPVTLIPIFLIAIQFDIKPEDVLAIGFFPFAGAVVAMMIKLGLQGIKFAYIARKYLGNFDSFFKLVGVRVGSEFIKFTTPMFVGAEFVVIYYLHKKGINPAKAAWIAIMDIVTEVFAAGLLSIMAGIIALLNGAYVVGAVILATSIIITSLWMIMFFLSSKHTFQVPNVLAHLVKRFGKEKGNKVIDKTNTWMKEVCSMSRENLKTPESKKIFTISFVFSLASWSFYGISFMIIAIGTGFVINSFDSIMAVMGANAIGNLPITIGGSGLAEFGIVAYLNNLDPFAFEISEDVVAWDAVIGWRIATYYIPIVFTWLLLVKLALSKISNTKDT; encoded by the coding sequence ATGAATTGGAGACTAATAGCTATCCCTGTTACCTTAATTCCAATTTTCCTTATTGCAATCCAATTTGACATTAAACCTGAAGATGTTTTAGCTATAGGATTCTTTCCATTTGCTGGCGCAGTTGTTGCAATGATGATTAAATTGGGCCTTCAAGGAATTAAATTTGCATACATTGCAAGAAAATATCTTGGTAACTTTGATTCCTTTTTCAAATTAGTTGGTGTCAGGGTAGGAAGTGAATTCATTAAATTTACAACTCCCATGTTTGTTGGAGCAGAGTTTGTTGTAATCTATTATTTACACAAAAAAGGAATTAACCCTGCAAAGGCTGCATGGATTGCAATAATGGATATTGTCACTGAAGTATTTGCTGCAGGTTTGCTATCTATCATGGCAGGAATTATTGCATTGCTAAATGGTGCATACGTAGTTGGAGCTGTTATTTTAGCTACCAGCATTATTATCACATCTTTATGGATGATAATGTTCTTCCTTTCTTCTAAACATACGTTCCAAGTTCCGAACGTTTTAGCACATCTTGTAAAAAGATTTGGAAAAGAAAAGGGCAATAAAGTCATTGATAAAACAAACACTTGGATGAAAGAAGTATGCTCTATGAGTAGAGAAAATCTAAAAACACCTGAATCTAAAAAAATCTTTACTATTTCATTTGTATTTTCTCTTGCTTCTTGGTCATTTTATGGAATTTCTTTTATGATTATTGCAATAGGTACTGGATTTGTAATTAATTCATTTGATTCTATTATGGCAGTTATGGGTGCAAATGCAATTGGAAACTTACCAATTACGATCGGTGGTTCTGGCTTGGCGGAATTTGGAATTGTTGCATATTTGAATAATTTGGATCCTTTTGCATTTGAAATTTCAGAAGATGTAGTTGCTTGGGATGCAGTTATTGGCTGGAGAATTGCTACCTATTACATCCCAATTGTTTTTACTTGGCTACTTTTAGTAAAATTAGCCTTGAGTAAAATATCAAATACAAAAGATACATAG
- a CDS encoding SDR family NAD(P)-dependent oxidoreductase: MDFKNKVVLITGASSGIGKDTTIEFAKKGANIVLVARTKDKLEQVASELKKFPVLTLVCQCDVSKKDQVNEMSKKVLDKFGHIDILVNNAGFAIYGSVSDLSIDDIESQMETNYFGMIYCIKNFLPVMLNRKSGHIVNVASVAASFGLPGIASYCASKFAMLGFSEGLKHELKNTGVGVTVVSPIMVRSNFFDHDSFAKMPKYSPTSLNSKTVAQAILKAANSPRLEIIVPSVVRGAVWIKNTFPYFINPILGMSFKKYLNSTK, translated from the coding sequence ATGGATTTTAAAAATAAAGTAGTTCTAATTACTGGTGCATCATCTGGAATTGGCAAAGATACAACAATCGAATTTGCAAAAAAAGGTGCTAACATAGTCTTAGTTGCAAGAACAAAAGACAAGCTTGAACAAGTTGCAAGCGAATTAAAAAAATTTCCTGTTTTGACACTAGTTTGCCAATGTGATGTTTCAAAAAAAGATCAAGTAAATGAAATGTCAAAAAAAGTTCTAGATAAATTTGGCCATATTGATATCTTGGTAAATAACGCTGGATTTGCAATCTATGGCTCTGTTTCTGATCTTTCTATAGATGACATTGAATCTCAGATGGAAACAAATTATTTTGGAATGATTTACTGCATTAAGAATTTTCTTCCAGTGATGCTAAACAGAAAGTCTGGACACATAGTTAATGTAGCATCTGTTGCAGCAAGTTTTGGTTTACCGGGAATTGCCTCATACTGCGCATCAAAATTTGCGATGCTTGGATTTTCAGAGGGTCTTAAACACGAGCTAAAAAATACTGGTGTGGGAGTTACTGTTGTCAGTCCAATTATGGTAAGAAGCAATTTTTTTGATCATGATTCTTTTGCTAAAATGCCAAAATATTCTCCCACATCACTTAATTCTAAAACAGTTGCCCAAGCAATTCTGAAGGCAGCTAATTCTCCAAGACTGGAAATTATAGTTCCGTCTGTAGTGAGAGGTGCAGTATGGATTAAAAACACATTTCCCTATTTTATCAATCCTATCTTAGGAATGTCTTTTAAAAAATATCTAAATTCTACAAAATAA
- a CDS encoding glycosyltransferase, whose amino-acid sequence MFKIGEFIYPWGSGHYSRMMRLNEVLGDHIKEKFEVHFSSKDHVYEKLLKKFPDQKENIHEILMPTPIDGKFGPSVSMSLLNLLFPIAKNPSLISQIINYLREEKKLYNKEKFDLVINDGDMGSNILAKNRNIPSLFVTNQFKPKLYNSRSYLYPSLIFIAKQIAKASKILVADSPPPYTMCEYNLNFTDEVKEKITYVGHFTNNKEIKKENISDLEKLIQDNEFGYWMRTGNKSTNDGTGQRYEEVFIKDEMNNEQRIISHAKNDPSIDSVLGKNGKKYSVSEALEKNIDWIQIDVGFLSEQEKDTVLDLCKYAVINGSHTTMGEIIGGKRKPIIGIPIYDEHTNNIKWAEDRNLGVLTIKTNQVIQAISKIKENYEEFEEKLREFSMNFIPNGAENSAKIASQALEEKR is encoded by the coding sequence GTGTTCAAAATAGGAGAATTCATCTATCCGTGGGGAAGTGGTCACTATTCACGAATGATGAGGCTAAATGAAGTACTAGGCGATCATATTAAAGAAAAATTTGAGGTTCATTTTTCAAGTAAGGATCATGTATATGAAAAATTATTAAAAAAATTTCCAGATCAAAAAGAGAACATTCATGAAATTTTGATGCCAACACCAATAGATGGAAAATTTGGTCCAAGTGTTTCAATGTCATTACTTAATTTGTTATTTCCAATTGCTAAAAATCCATCATTGATTAGTCAAATTATAAACTATTTGAGAGAGGAAAAAAAACTATACAATAAAGAAAAATTTGATTTAGTAATTAATGATGGAGATATGGGATCAAACATTCTTGCAAAAAATCGTAATATTCCTAGTTTATTTGTAACAAATCAATTTAAACCAAAATTATATAATTCAAGATCGTATCTTTATCCATCATTAATTTTTATTGCAAAACAAATCGCTAAAGCATCAAAAATTCTTGTTGCAGATTCTCCACCGCCATACACAATGTGTGAATATAATTTGAATTTCACAGACGAAGTAAAAGAAAAGATAACATACGTAGGACATTTTACAAATAACAAGGAAATTAAAAAAGAAAATATTTCTGATCTTGAAAAATTAATTCAAGATAATGAATTTGGATATTGGATGAGGACTGGAAATAAGTCTACTAATGATGGCACTGGTCAGAGATATGAAGAAGTATTTATTAAAGATGAGATGAATAACGAGCAAAGAATTATCTCACATGCAAAAAATGATCCCAGTATTGATTCTGTTTTAGGAAAGAATGGTAAAAAATACTCAGTATCAGAAGCATTGGAAAAAAATATTGATTGGATACAAATTGATGTTGGTTTTCTATCAGAACAAGAAAAAGATACAGTTTTAGATTTATGCAAATATGCAGTTATTAATGGTTCTCATACTACAATGGGTGAAATAATTGGAGGAAAAAGAAAGCCAATAATTGGAATACCCATTTATGATGAACATACAAACAACATAAAATGGGCTGAAGATAGAAATCTTGGTGTATTAACAATCAAAACAAATCAAGTTATTCAAGCCATATCCAAAATTAAAGAAAATTATGAAGAATTTGAAGAAAAATTACGCGAATTTTCAATGAATTTTATTCCTAATGGGGCAGAAAATTCAGCAAAGATAGCCTCTCAAGCCTTAGAAGAAAAGAGATAA
- a CDS encoding THUMP domain-containing protein, producing MKEISYVVVFPTIFSKNKISRLILNIKKILKIKNQEFKSVKFDDGVILVDANDPVFASSAISLLFGIEKIAIARQIKNDFQDIVSEITFVGGNLLLKGEKFLVRVEGTSKGFVTKDVEIAATSNIIEKKSNLGATPGTDKNYDKLLYTYLTKNNAYISIFSDKGRGGIPYKSQNKKAICAIYDEISAVSCFETIKQGYDTKIIVCYRQKSELMNLAKIINQIIPILVQNEIDLEFLHLKIKPNGIRNYLIFVNSVLEIMLQYPDTRVSLALSPLIFSSEFIDSSLMRVFKKKKIPLIPLAGVDSNLFDDVKEIGLERNMKKIEKMVSMLSNAIPTFPKKDVELAIKTKKKISVILGPNNIHDILDSLENH from the coding sequence GTGAAGGAAATATCATATGTTGTAGTTTTTCCAACCATATTTTCAAAAAATAAAATTTCAAGGTTAATTTTAAACATTAAAAAAATTCTCAAAATAAAAAATCAGGAATTCAAATCAGTTAAATTCGATGATGGTGTGATTTTAGTTGATGCAAATGATCCTGTGTTTGCCTCATCTGCTATCAGTTTACTCTTTGGGATTGAAAAAATAGCAATTGCAAGGCAGATTAAAAACGATTTTCAAGATATCGTTTCAGAGATTACATTTGTTGGAGGTAATCTCTTACTAAAGGGAGAAAAATTTTTGGTAAGAGTGGAAGGAACCTCAAAAGGATTTGTAACAAAAGATGTTGAAATTGCAGCAACATCAAATATTATAGAAAAAAAATCAAACCTTGGAGCAACTCCAGGAACAGATAAGAATTATGATAAACTACTTTATACATATCTAACAAAGAATAATGCATACATCAGTATTTTTTCTGATAAAGGTAGGGGGGGAATTCCATATAAATCACAAAATAAAAAAGCAATTTGTGCAATATATGACGAAATTTCTGCAGTTTCCTGTTTTGAGACAATTAAGCAAGGTTATGACACAAAGATCATAGTTTGTTATAGACAAAAATCAGAACTGATGAATCTTGCCAAAATAATTAATCAAATCATTCCAATACTTGTACAAAATGAAATAGATTTGGAATTTTTGCATCTAAAAATAAAACCAAATGGAATTAGAAATTATTTGATATTTGTAAATTCTGTATTAGAGATAATGTTACAATATCCAGATACACGCGTATCACTAGCTTTGTCACCATTGATATTTTCTTCAGAATTTATCGATAGCTCGTTGATGCGTGTGTTTAAAAAAAAAAAAATTCCTCTGATTCCACTAGCCGGAGTAGATTCCAATTTATTTGATGATGTAAAAGAGATAGGATTAGAAAGAAATATGAAAAAAATAGAAAAAATGGTAAGTATGCTCTCTAATGCTATTCCTACTTTTCCAAAAAAAGATGTTGAATTAGCAATAAAAACAAAGAAAAAGATTTCAGTCATACTGGGACCTAACAACATACATGATATTTTGGATTCGTTGGAGAATCATTGA
- a CDS encoding phosphoadenylyl-sulfate reductase, which produces MPKFTQEQVDDLNSKIKTTQEALEWVSNNLHPKVAKASSFGAEDAVVMDIMLKINPKFRFFTLDTGRLPQETYDIIDVVRKKYNISIEVLFPDANEVKKMVNQKGMNLFYDSIENRKLCCDIRKVKPMTQMLSTLDGWITGLRRDQTKNRENVKIFQLDHGHGKILKINPIIDWTWDQIQEYIKKNNLPYNSLLDKGYPSIGCEPCTRAIKPGEDIRAGRWWWEQGGNKECGLHIEP; this is translated from the coding sequence GTGCCAAAATTCACGCAAGAACAAGTAGATGATCTTAACTCAAAAATAAAAACAACTCAAGAAGCACTTGAATGGGTATCTAATAACCTTCATCCCAAGGTTGCAAAAGCATCAAGTTTTGGTGCAGAAGATGCAGTTGTAATGGATATTATGCTAAAGATCAATCCAAAATTTAGATTCTTCACGCTAGACACAGGACGACTTCCACAAGAAACCTATGATATCATAGATGTTGTAAGAAAAAAATACAATATTTCAATTGAAGTCTTATTTCCAGATGCAAATGAAGTCAAAAAAATGGTTAATCAAAAAGGAATGAATCTCTTCTATGACAGTATAGAGAATAGAAAACTGTGTTGTGATATTCGTAAAGTAAAACCAATGACTCAAATGCTCAGTACACTAGATGGCTGGATTACTGGATTAAGACGTGATCAGACCAAAAATCGAGAAAATGTAAAGATTTTTCAGCTAGATCATGGACATGGTAAAATTTTAAAGATTAACCCAATAATCGATTGGACATGGGATCAGATTCAAGAATATATTAAAAAAAATAATCTTCCGTACAACAGCTTACTTGACAAAGGATATCCAAGTATCGGATGTGAGCCTTGTACACGTGCAATAAAGCCTGGAGAGGATATTCGAGCAGGAAGATGGTGGTGGGAGCAAGGAGGCAATAAAGAATGTGGCCTTCATATAGAACCCTAA
- the sat gene encoding sulfate adenylyltransferase has product MSENHSIKPHGGILINRINKVNSTGLFSITISEDLANDVENIADGIFSPLEGFLGKQDYESVISRGRLENDLAWTIPIILDVDKQTASKMKESGDVLLKNPQGIGVAVLHVEETYSFDKEKTTQGVYGTTDPSHPGVAKTMSMNDYLVGGKIDYIQKPNASELRKNRLTPLQTREAFAKAGWKTICAFQTRNPPHVAHEMLQKTSITTRDGIFVNPIIGKKKSGDFVDEVIIKCYETMIKLYYPENRCILGTLQTEMKYAGPKEAIHHAIMRQNYGCTHIIIGRDHAGVGKFYDPFAAQKIFDDYPELEIAPVFFPAFFYCKKCLTYTTPKACPHSDDVKEQISGTALREMIQNGKTPSQFILRPEVAKVILDHPKPFVD; this is encoded by the coding sequence ATGTCTGAAAATCATTCAATCAAACCACACGGTGGAATTCTAATTAATAGAATCAACAAAGTAAATTCTACAGGATTATTTTCAATTACAATTAGCGAAGATCTTGCAAATGATGTTGAAAACATTGCAGATGGAATATTTAGCCCTTTAGAGGGATTTTTAGGAAAACAAGACTATGAAAGCGTAATTTCACGTGGAAGATTGGAAAATGATCTGGCCTGGACCATTCCGATAATACTTGATGTTGATAAACAAACTGCATCAAAAATGAAAGAATCTGGAGATGTATTATTAAAAAATCCACAAGGAATTGGAGTTGCAGTGTTACACGTTGAGGAAACATATTCTTTTGATAAAGAAAAAACCACTCAAGGAGTCTATGGAACTACTGATCCCTCACATCCAGGCGTTGCAAAGACAATGTCAATGAATGACTATCTAGTGGGTGGAAAGATTGATTATATTCAAAAACCAAATGCAAGTGAACTTCGAAAAAATAGGTTAACTCCATTACAAACTAGAGAGGCATTTGCAAAAGCTGGATGGAAGACAATCTGTGCATTTCAAACCAGAAATCCCCCACATGTTGCGCATGAAATGCTTCAAAAGACATCAATTACAACACGTGATGGAATATTTGTAAATCCAATTATTGGAAAGAAAAAGTCTGGGGATTTTGTTGATGAAGTAATTATAAAATGCTATGAAACCATGATAAAACTATACTATCCAGAAAATAGATGTATTCTTGGAACCTTACAAACTGAGATGAAATATGCCGGACCAAAAGAAGCAATTCATCACGCTATCATGAGACAAAACTATGGATGTACACATATCATTATTGGACGAGATCATGCGGGTGTTGGAAAATTCTATGATCCATTTGCGGCACAAAAAATATTTGATGACTATCCAGAGTTAGAGATTGCCCCGGTATTCTTCCCAGCATTCTTTTATTGCAAAAAATGTCTTACCTATACTACTCCTAAAGCATGTCCACATAGTGATGATGTTAAAGAGCAAATCAGTGGAACTGCACTTAGAGAGATGATTCAAAACGGTAAGACGCCTTCTCAATTCATTTTAAGACCCGAAGTAGCCAAAGTGATCTTAGATCATCCAAAACCTTTTGTTGATTAG
- a CDS encoding DUF126 domain-containing protein, translating into MRKILVKGTAEGIILKSEMPINFLGTVDKKTGIINDKSHDLFEKSIKDSILVFPSGVGSSVGAYTIYSIKSNNTAPFAMICKKADLTVTTGCALANIPLVIVSEEEFLSAQNGQKIFLDTESENLISSLD; encoded by the coding sequence ATGAGAAAAATTCTTGTTAAAGGTACAGCTGAAGGAATTATTTTGAAATCAGAAATGCCAATTAATTTTTTGGGAACTGTTGATAAAAAAACTGGAATTATTAATGATAAGAGTCATGATTTATTTGAAAAATCAATCAAAGACTCAATTCTAGTATTTCCTTCCGGTGTAGGTAGTAGTGTTGGTGCATATACCATTTATTCAATCAAATCAAATAATACCGCACCATTTGCAATGATCTGTAAAAAAGCTGACCTCACTGTAACTACTGGTTGTGCATTAGCTAATATTCCCCTTGTAATAGTTTCTGAAGAGGAATTTTTATCTGCTCAAAATGGACAAAAGATTTTTTTAGATACAGAATCAGAGAATCTAATTTCATCTTTAGATTAA
- a CDS encoding aconitase X catalytic domain-containing protein, translating into MELTRDEELALKGEHGEIMQMAYRILVATGEATDAEKLIPIEWAHLSGVNYNTIGDAGEEFLSGISKNAKVKVKTTLNPMGFDIDNVSNYNLDANFISKQISIKNSYEKIGVIPSFSCIPYEIFDIPNDGTQVAFAESNAAIHANSYDNLKTNKESAFSALASALTGKSPYSSLRKDDSSNLTIRMKVDNPNELTYGMLGFFAGKVGDVSVNISGLKRMDNRQCKAMCGGMGTSGICAKFLFGEGNPDSEKIDFDEKEMRDIYNELNTTEKGDIITLGSPQLGLDEVSDLTLKLKGRSFKKRCMIFTPRIVKDQAKKIGYVNELERAGCEILSDCCTCLTPLINRDNVDSVTTNSIKGAFYLKNSNGVGVNLKSLSQIIKDETK; encoded by the coding sequence TTGGAGTTAACAAGAGATGAAGAATTAGCACTAAAAGGTGAACACGGAGAGATTATGCAGATGGCATACAGAATTTTAGTTGCAACAGGTGAAGCAACAGATGCAGAAAAACTTATTCCAATAGAATGGGCCCATTTATCAGGTGTTAATTATAACACAATTGGTGATGCAGGGGAAGAATTTCTATCCGGAATCAGCAAGAATGCCAAGGTTAAGGTAAAAACAACTTTGAATCCAATGGGATTTGATATAGATAACGTATCAAATTATAATCTAGATGCAAACTTTATTTCAAAACAGATCTCAATAAAAAATTCTTATGAAAAAATTGGAGTTATTCCATCATTTTCGTGTATTCCTTATGAGATATTTGACATACCAAATGATGGTACACAGGTTGCATTTGCAGAAAGTAATGCTGCGATTCATGCAAATTCATATGATAATCTCAAAACAAATAAGGAAAGTGCATTTAGTGCTCTTGCAAGTGCATTAACTGGTAAAAGTCCATACTCTTCTTTACGAAAAGATGATTCATCAAATCTTACAATTAGAATGAAAGTAGATAATCCAAATGAGTTAACATATGGAATGCTAGGTTTCTTTGCAGGTAAAGTGGGAGATGTTTCTGTAAATATATCAGGATTAAAAAGGATGGATAATCGTCAATGTAAGGCTATGTGTGGAGGGATGGGAACTTCTGGAATTTGTGCCAAATTCCTTTTTGGAGAAGGAAATCCTGATTCTGAAAAAATAGATTTTGATGAAAAAGAGATGAGAGATATCTATAATGAATTAAACACAACAGAAAAAGGTGACATCATTACTCTTGGAAGTCCTCAATTAGGATTAGATGAAGTTTCAGATCTTACTTTAAAACTTAAAGGGCGTTCATTTAAAAAAAGATGTATGATCTTTACTCCTAGGATAGTTAAAGATCAAGCAAAAAAAATTGGGTATGTAAATGAACTAGAACGTGCCGGATGTGAAATTCTTTCAGATTGTTGTACATGTTTAACACCATTAATCAACAGAGATAATGTGGATTCAGTTACAACAAATAGTATCAAAGGTGCATTTTACTTGAAAAATTCTAACGGTGTTGGTGTAAATTTAAAATCATTATCACAGATAATTAAAGATGAAACAAAATGA
- a CDS encoding endonuclease III: MKKILCGMIDTMNSVKPPRMTALRELHEVETGGPFSILIGTILSARTKDESTTKVCKVLFSKYKNAKSLANAKIKDIEKIIKSIGFYHVKSKRIIEVAKIIDSQYGGIVPNDLETLVKLPGVGRKTANCVLVYAFEQPAIPVDIHVHRISNRLGLVETKTPEETEQELMKKIQKKYWIEINDTFVMYGQNICKPISPMCKVCKIKKNCKYYKSKNI, encoded by the coding sequence ATGAAAAAAATTCTTTGTGGAATGATAGATACTATGAATTCTGTAAAACCACCAAGAATGACTGCGTTACGAGAACTTCATGAAGTAGAAACTGGAGGTCCATTTAGTATTCTTATTGGAACTATTTTATCTGCACGAACAAAAGATGAAAGCACTACCAAAGTATGCAAAGTTTTATTCTCAAAATATAAAAATGCAAAATCTTTGGCAAATGCTAAGATAAAAGATATTGAAAAAATTATAAAATCAATAGGTTTCTATCACGTAAAATCTAAAAGAATTATTGAGGTAGCAAAGATTATTGATTCCCAGTATGGTGGAATTGTACCTAATGACTTAGAAACTCTAGTTAAATTACCTGGTGTAGGTCGAAAGACTGCTAACTGTGTATTAGTATATGCTTTTGAACAGCCTGCAATTCCCGTTGACATTCATGTTCATAGAATCTCCAATAGATTAGGACTAGTTGAAACTAAAACCCCTGAAGAAACAGAACAGGAACTGATGAAAAAAATTCAAAAAAAATATTGGATCGAAATTAATGATACATTTGTAATGTATGGACAAAATATTTGCAAACCTATCTCTCCAATGTGTAAAGTATGTAAAATTAAAAAAAATTGTAAATATTACAAGTCAAAAAATATTTGA